Part of the Paracoccus sp. MC1862 genome, CGCTTTCATCTCAGCCCGTCCGAATCCCCTATCGCCGCCGCCCGCGAAGCGGCAAGGTCGGCCGTCCGCCCGGATGCCGCCCCGCGCCGCGCCGAGGCAGAGCCTGCGCGCACGGGCGTCAGGGTCGAGGTGCACAAGGGCGGCCGCCCGGCCGGACCGGCGGGACCGGCCGCAGATCAGGGTCAGCCCGGCGCCGAGATGCCCTTTGCCGACACGGACGACGGCTTCGGCAGCATGCGCTTTCCGGGGGCCGACGCGGCCACCCCGCCACAGGCGGCGAACGCGCCCGCGGGACCCGGGGCCGAAGCGGATGCCGCGGCGCTGGCCGCGATCCGGGCCGAGAACCTGACCTCGCGCCAGTTGCGCATGGCCGCCCGCATCGCCGCCATGCACGAGATCGAGGTTTCCTCGGAATACGAGGCCGTGCTGCGCCTGCGCCAACGCGGCATCGACCCCTTCCACCGCGGCGCGGTCGGCAAGATCCTGTCGGACGCGGGCCACGAGGCGCAGGCCGCGCCCTCGCCTCTCGCCCCGGCCACCGTGCCGGGTGGAAGGCCCCAGCGCAGCCGCAGCCGCGAGATCGTGCCCCTCCCCCCGCCCGGCGAGGTCGGCCCGCCACGGCGTCCCGAACTGCCCTCGCGCGAGGCGCTGACCGAGGAACGCCGCGCGGCGGAAATCTACCGCATCCAGCGCGACATCGCCCGCCGCCGCCGCAAGCGGCTGGCCTTCCTGATGGCGCGGCTGGCCTTCTTCGTGGGCCTGCCGACACTGATCGCGGGCTGGTACTACTTCACCCAGGCGACGCCGCTTTACGCGACCCATTCGCAGTTCCTGATCCAGACCGCCGATGGCGGCTTCGGCGGCGAATCGGCGGGCCTGCTGGGCGCCTCGCCCATGGCCACCAACCCCGACAGCGTGTCGGTGCAAAGCTACCTGACATCGCGGGGCGCGATGCTGCGGCTGGACGACGACTTGGGCTTCACCCGCGCCTTCCAGGACCCGGCGGTCGACGCACTGCTACGCCTGCCCGAGGATGCCACCTCGGAACAGGCCTACAAGCTTTACGATCAGTCGGTGAAGATCGGCTATGACCCGACCGAGGGCGTCATCAACATGGAGGTGATTGCCCCCGACCCCCAACTGTCCGAGCAGTTCTCGCTGGCGCTGATCCGCTATGCCGAGGGGCAGGTGGACCAGATGTCCGCCCGCCTGCGCGACGACCAGATGAAGGGTGCCGCCGAAAGCTATGCGGATGCCGAGCGGAAGGTGCAGGAGTCGCAGGACCGCATCCAGGAACTGCAGGTGCAGCTTGGGGTGCTGGACCCGATGGCCGAAAGCGGCGCGGTCATGGGGCGGATCAGCACGCTTGAAACCCAGTTGGCCGAAAAGCGGCTGGAACTGGGGCAGCTTCAGTCCAACCCCCGCCCGAACCAGAGCCGGGTGCAGGGCGTCGAGGGCGACATCAGCCGGATCGAGCAGATGATCGCGGAAACCCGCGCCCAGTTGACCGAGAATACCGGCAACCGCGCCTCGCTGGCGGCGATCACGGGGCAGTTGCGGATCGCCGAAAGCGACCTCGCCACCCGGCAGCAACTGCTGGCGGCAGCCGCCACGCAGATGGAGGCCGCGCGGGTCGAGGCGAACAAGCAGGTGCGCTATCTCTCGCTGTCGGTGGCTCCGGTTCCGCCCGACGCAGCGACCTATCCCAAGGCGCTGCAGAACACGATCGTGGCCTTTCTCATCTTCTCGGGGATCTATCTGATGATGTCGCTGACCGCTTCGATCCTGCGCGAACAGGTGTCGTCATGAGCACCGCCCCGCGCCACGTCGCCGTGAGGGACGTGACATTCGGCAACGACCTGCCGCTGGTCCTGATCGCCGGTCCCTGCCAGTTGGAAACGCTGGACCACGCCCTGTCCATCGCCGAACCCTTGGCGCAAGCCTGCGCCACGGCGGGCGCGGGCTTCGTCTTCAAGGCCAGCTACGACAAGGCGAACCGCACCTCGCTGTCGGGCAAGCGCGGCGTGGGTATCGACGAGGGGCTTGCGATGCTGGCCGCCGTGCGCGACCGGATCGGCTGCCCGGTGCTGACCGACGTGCATGACGAGGCGCAGGCCCTGCGCGCGGCCGAGGTCGCGGACATCATCCAGATCCCCGCCTTCCTGTCGCGCCAGACCGACCTGCTGCTGGCCGCCGGCCGCACGGGCGCGGTGGTCAACGTCAAGAAGGGCCAGTTCCTTGCCCCCTGGGACATGGGCAACGTGGCCGACAAGGTGGCCTCGACCGGCAACGACCGCATCCTGCTGACCGAACGCGGCGTCAGCTTCGGCTACAACACGCTGGTCGCGGACATGCGGTCCCTGCCGATCATGGCGCGGACGGGCTGGCCAGTGATCATGGACGCGACCCACTCGGTCCAGCAGCCGGGCGGCCAAGGCGGATCGTCGGGCGGGCAGCGCGAGTTCGCGCCAGTGATGGCGCGGGCAGCGGTGGCCATCGGCGTGGCAGGTGTCTTCATCGAGACGCATGAGGATCCCGACCGTGCCCCCTCGGACGGGCCGAACATGGTGCCGCTGGACCGGATGCCGGCGCTGATCGCCAGCCTGATGCGCTTTGACCAACTGGCCAAGTCCGACCCGGTGATGGGCTGATCCCTAGGAAACCTGCGGCACCTTCACCGTCACCAGCAGATAGCGCGCCCGGATCAGGGTCTTGCCGTCTTCCCCCTGATTCTCGCGCTCGATCAGCGCGAGCATCCTGCCGCGCAGTTCATCGGCGCGCGGCCCCGGCCCGAGCCATTCGAACACCCGGATCACCGGGCCGAAATACTTGAGGAAGATCTCCAGCAGGGCCGAGGGCGGGCCATCCAGCCGGAACTCCTTGATGGACGGCTGCATGGCGATCGCCTCATGCGGGATGCCCGCCTGTCCGAATCGCTCGATCACCTTCGCCTCGATCCCCCAATCCGTTGGCGGGATGAACCCCTCGGGCGGCGGCGGGCCGTATTCCTGCATCATCCTGAGGATCTGGGCAGGCATGGTCGGATCGTTCGGAATCCAGTTGCCCATGACGATCCGCCCGCCGCGCCTGGCCACCCGGACCATGCTGCGCGCGACCTCCTGCGGGCAGGGCGCGAACATCGCGCCAAAGACGCTGAGCACCAGATCGAAGGCGTTGTCCGGCAGCGCCGACAGATCACAGGCATCGCCCTCAATGATGCGGATGTTGGTCAGCCCTTCGGCCGCCACCCGCGCCTGCGCCGCGGCCACGAGGTTGCGGGCGATGTCCACGCCCAGCACTTCGGCCCCGCGCCGCGCCATGGGCAGCGCCGTGCCGCCGTCCCCGCAGGCAAGATCCAGCGCCTTCATCCCCGGCGTGATGCCCAGTTCCTCGACCAGTTGATCCGCGCTGCCGCGCATGGTCTCGGCGAGCTTCGAGAAGTCGCCCTTCTCCCACAATTCCTTGTTCGGATTCATGATCGGTCTCCACCCTCGCGGTGACACGCGACGCCCGGTCCGCGAAGCCGGCCGGGCGAAGGGCGGACAGGCAGCAGGCCCGCCCGTCGAACACCGGCACCCGCCGGTGCGGCGCGATCATATCACGCGGCGGCCATCGGCGCGCCGAGAATCGCCCTGGCCGCTGCATGTCCCGAGGCCCAGGCCCACTGGAAATTGTAACCGCCCAGCCAGCCGGTCACGTCCACGACCTCGCCGATGAAATACAGGCCCGGAACATGGCGCGAGCGCAGGCTGCGGGCATCGAGATCGCGGCAGTCCACGCCGCCCACCGTCACCTCGGCGGTGCGATAACCCTCGGTTCCCACGGGCCGGATGCGCCAGCCATGGACCCTGTCGGCCAGCGCGCCCAGCCGCACGTCGGGCTGATCGGCCAGCCGCGCGCCTTCAAGGCCCGCCTCATCGACGATGGCGGCGGCAAGCCGCTCGGGCAGCATCCGGGCCAGCACCGTTGCAACCTGAACCCGGCCTCCCTCGCGCCGCGCAAGCTTCAGCGCCGCCGCGATCCCGTTCTGTGGACGCAGGTCCAGGGCCAGTTCCTCCCCTGCCCGCCAGTAGCTGGAGATCTGCAGGATGGCCGGGCCGGAAAGCCCGCGGTGGGTGAACAGCAACTGGTCGTCAAAGCTGATCGCCTTGCGGCGGGGCGCCTTCAGCGCCGGCAGCGAAGCGCGGGCCGCGACCGCGACCCCGGCCAGCGGCGCCGAGAGTTCCAGGTCCTGCCGGGCAAAGGTCAGCGGCACCAGCCCGGGGCGCGTATCCACGACCCGGTGCCCGGTGGCTGCGGCAATGTCATAGCCGATCCCCGTCGCGCCCATCTTCGGAATCGACTTGCCCCCGGTCGCGACGACGACATGCGCGGCCTCGATCGGTCCCGCCGAGGTCTCGACCCGCAGCCGTTCACCGGGCAGGATGCCGGTCACGGCAACGCCCAGCCGCAGCTCGGCCGGTCCCATCCTTTGCACCAGCATCCGCACGACCTGGGTGGCGCGTCCATCGCAGAAAAGCTGCCCCTGCGCCTTCTCGTGCCAAGCGATTCCGGCGCGGTTCACCAGCGCGACGAAATCCTCGGGCCTGAACCCGGCCAAGGCCGAGGCGCAGAATCGCGGCACATCCGACAGGAAGGTGTCATGCCGGGTCGCAAGATTGGTGAAATTGCACCGTCCCCCGCCCGAGATGCGGATCTTTTCGCCCGGCGCACGGGCATGATCCAGCACCACGACCCGCAGCCCGTGCCCCGCAAGGCTGCCCCCGCAGAACAACCCGGCCGCCCCCGCCCCGAGAATGACGACATCCACCTGTTTCATCCGGCGCCGATAACCGTCCGTACAGGCCGGCACAAGTTTTTGTGCGCGCCCTCTTGCGCGCCCCGTGAGGCACCGCTAAACACCCCCGCACTGCTGGGGCGTGGCCAAGTGGTAAGGCATCGGTTTTTGGTACCGTGTACCGTAGGTTCGAATCCTACCGCCCCAGCCAGTCATCTTACCTGACTTCATCTCACGCCTGAGGCGCAGGAAGACCTGCGCTATTTCCGTGGCTTGTGCAGGCTCGCTGCGCACTGAGACGCGGCTTTCTCCCTGATATCCCCGCATCTTCCGTGCCCGTCTCAGGAGGGGTTTTCGGTCGTACGGTTTTCGCCTGCCGCAGGCGTTTACAGGGAAATTACAGGGAAAATATCAGGCAAAGCTCAGTCGGGGCAGGATCAGACAGCTGTTTGAGCACCGGTTTTCAACGGCTTGGCACGGGAATTCCCTGCCCGCATGAACAGGGAATTGGTGGCGCAGCATCAGGGAACAGGCGCCGCCCGATCAGGGAAACAACAGAGAGGAACAGGGAAGCGGATCAAGCCGGGGAGATGCCGGTGCGGCGGTACTGCTGATCCCACTCCGGCGGCATTTCAGGCCGCGTCAGACTGTGCAGGGTCAGGTGCTCGGGCTGTGTGCCGTCGAGGATCGCGCTCTGGATCTCAGGAGCGAGAAAGGCCAGCTGCAGATGCCCGCGCAGGCAGCCGGCGGAGATGCCGGAGTCATGGGCCAGCCGACCCAGATCCGCGCCCTGACGCAGGGCACCGAGCCATCGGTGGGCGCGGATCAGCGCGCCGGCCAGCTTCGGATCCGGTTGCCGGGCAAACTCGCCGATCACCACCTTTGCTCCCACGCCACGCCGGCAGAGGGAGACGGCAAGGGTCAGGCTCAGGGCGTCGGGACAGAGGTCGTGCGGCTCCAGACCGCAGAGCGCTGCGACAGCGCCGGAGGACAAGTGAAGCGTGAGACGGTCGGTCGCGACCCGACCCTCCTCAATCAGTCCTAGGAGCCGCGCCTCCGCTTCGGACTTGCCGCTCGCGTCAAAAATCTTCGCTGTCAATTGCTCTTCAGCCGAGCCGTGGCGCAGAAGATCGGGTTCAGCGAGCAACCTGTGCTCGTGCAGGAGCCGGGCGAAGTGCGCACGGATGCCGGTTGCGATCCCGGTCTCCAGCGTCGCCGCGGGCAGGCGCCAGGCGGTCGGATCGGGCGGACCGGAGATGAGCCGGTTGGAGACGTAATAGCGATAGCGGCGCGAACCCTTCGTGGTCTGGGTCGGAGTGAGGCGGTCGCCGGCTTCATCGGTCAGCTTGCCGATGAGCGGAGAGGAGGCGCTGCCCTCCGCAGTTTCCTGCCCACGCATCCGCCCGGCACGCTCCTGCACCCGCTGCCACTGCTTCGCTCCGATGATCGGCGGATGCCGGTCGGGGTGGTCCATGCCGCGATGCCGGACGCGACCGATGTAGACCGGATTGGTCAGCAGATAATACAGCTGCCCGCGCCCGAAGGGTCTTTGACCCACCTCCTCATCCATGCGATTGCGGCGCGCCTTGGTGCACATTCCGAGCGCCTTTGCCTGGTCCGTCAGGGCCGTGAGGCAGCCGGTCTCCTCGTAGAGATTGAAGAGTCGTTGCACCTGCTCGGCCTCAAGAGGGTTCACCACCAGCACCTGCTCGCGCGCATCGGGGTGGCGGTCGTAGCCCAAGGGCAGCGTGCCGCCCATCCACAATCCCCGTCGTTTCGAGGCTGCGATCTTGTCGCGGATGCGCTCGCCCGCAACCTCGCGCTCGAACTGCGCAAAGCTCAGGAGCACGTTCAGGGTCAGCCGCCCCATGCTGGTCGAGGTGTTGAAGGCCTGCGTCACCGAGACAAACGAGCAGCCCTTCGCCTCCAGCCGTTCCACGAGACGCGCGAAGTCGGCAAGCGAGCGGGTGAGGCGGTCGATCTTGTAGACCACGATCATGCCGATGCGGCCCGCGTCGACCTCGGCGAGCAACCGCTGCAGCGCCGGCCGGTCGGTATTGCCGCCCGAGAAGCCGCCGTCATCGAAGCGGTCCTTCACCAGTCTCCAGCCCTCGTGCTTCTGGCTCGCGATGTAAGCGGCGCAGGCCTCATGCTGGGCGTCGAGGGTGTTGAAGCCCTGATCGAGCCCCTCCTCCGTGGACTTGCGGGTGTAGATGGCGCAGCGGACCGGGGCCGGCGAGCTCATGTCCGCCGCCTCTTCTGCCCTGCGTCCTGCCCTGTCCCATCAAGCCCGAAGAAGCGCGGACCCGACCACTGCGCCCCGGTGATCTCGCGGGCAATGGCCGAGAGCGAGCGCCATGGGCGACCGTTCCAGAAGTATCCTTCCGCTCTGATCTCCACGACATGGGTGGTGCCGTTCCATTCGCGCAGGAGCCGCCCCCCGGCGACCGGAACTGCCGCCTTCGGGCGACTGTCCGAACGGGCTGCGTGTTCGAGCCGCTCGGCGAGGGCCGGGGGCCAGCCGCCGACGGTGCCGAGCTGAAGATCGAAGGCCAGCACCTTGCGCAGGAGCGGCTGGCTCATGGACCGTGGCGGTCGGCCGCCGTGGAGCTCCTGCCAGAGCCCAAGAAGCCCGGCACGGTCGAGACTGGAGAGGCTGGCAACCGAGGCGGCGGTACGCGGCGCTGCGGCCGGAGCGGTCTGGGACTGGGACATCGGGTTCTTCCGGCTGTGGTGACCGTTGCGGTCGCTGGTACCGGAGAGAGCCCGGCGATGGTCCGGGCGTGCAGTCAGTCACGCTCGGCGTCGGCCGGAAGTCCAGTCGGAGGGAGACGATCCCGACGGCAACATCGAGAGACCTGCCCGTCTTGTAGGATTTTTCTCCGCAGACAGATATTATCCTGTAGCCAGCGCCGGGCCTCAGCCACATACTGGATCTATGAGCACCTCTTGTTACTCATACAAGCCATCGAAGCGACCGCCGGGCCGCCCGGCTGGCTCCGCGCCCTACAAGGCGGAGGATGAGGCCCTTCTGAGGAAGGCCGCCTGTGCACTGGCGGAGAACGATGCCCTGACCCTCACGGCTGTCCTGCGGGCCTGTGACGTGACGCGGGAGAAGGATCTTGCACGGCTCCGGGCACGGTGGCGACAGGTCGGCCCAGCCTTTCTCGATGACGCCCGACGCAACCGGGCAGCCCCTGCGGTTCGTGACTCCTTGCTCCTGCTCTCTTCCGTGGTGGCCGAGTTTGCCGATCGCAGCCGAAGCTCCGGCGATTTCCAGGAGCTGAAGCAGGTGCTCGCCAAGTGTCGCGAGGAGCTTCGTGGTCAATCCGGCGTCCGCCTCACCGATTTAACCACAGTTTTCTGGGCGATGCACGACAGCGGCAACCAGACTGGGAGCTCAGTGGCCAGGCCTCCCAGCCTCATTGGCGACAGAACGACGGCTCATGGGATATCCGATGGCGATCTGCTCTTCCTGTGGGCGCGTCTCTGCGACCGGGAGGCCATCGCGGCATGGGCAAGGGAGGAGAGGCTGAACGATGACCAAAACCCCACGGATTGAGCATCTCCCGCCCGCCGAGTTGAAGCCCTGGGCCAGAAACGCCCGCAAGCACTCCCGCAAGCAGCTGCGGCAGATCGCCGACAGCATCCGCGAGTTCGGCTTCACCAACCCCGTCCTGATCGATGAGACGCGCACCATTCTCGCCGGACATGGACGTGTCGAGGCCGCAAAGCTCCTCGGCCTTGCCCAGGTTCCCTGCGTCTTCATCGAGCACATGAGCGAGGCCCAGAAGCGCGCCTATGTGCTGGCCGACAACAAGCTCGCGCTGAATGCCAGTTGGGACGAAGAGCTGCTTGCCGAAGAGCTGGCGGCACTGGCGAGCATTGATGCCGGGTTCGACCTTGGCGTGACCGGTTTCGAGATCGCCGAGATCGATGCGCTGATCGATGCAGCCGAGCCCGAAGCCGACCA contains:
- the kdsA gene encoding 3-deoxy-8-phosphooctulonate synthase, with the translated sequence MSTAPRHVAVRDVTFGNDLPLVLIAGPCQLETLDHALSIAEPLAQACATAGAGFVFKASYDKANRTSLSGKRGVGIDEGLAMLAAVRDRIGCPVLTDVHDEAQALRAAEVADIIQIPAFLSRQTDLLLAAGRTGAVVNVKKGQFLAPWDMGNVADKVASTGNDRILLTERGVSFGYNTLVADMRSLPIMARTGWPVIMDATHSVQQPGGQGGSSGGQREFAPVMARAAVAIGVAGVFIETHEDPDRAPSDGPNMVPLDRMPALIASLMRFDQLAKSDPVMG
- a CDS encoding recombinase family protein, coding for MSSPAPVRCAIYTRKSTEEGLDQGFNTLDAQHEACAAYIASQKHEGWRLVKDRFDDGGFSGGNTDRPALQRLLAEVDAGRIGMIVVYKIDRLTRSLADFARLVERLEAKGCSFVSVTQAFNTSTSMGRLTLNVLLSFAQFEREVAGERIRDKIAASKRRGLWMGGTLPLGYDRHPDAREQVLVVNPLEAEQVQRLFNLYEETGCLTALTDQAKALGMCTKARRNRMDEEVGQRPFGRGQLYYLLTNPVYIGRVRHRGMDHPDRHPPIIGAKQWQRVQERAGRMRGQETAEGSASSPLIGKLTDEAGDRLTPTQTTKGSRRYRYYVSNRLISGPPDPTAWRLPAATLETGIATGIRAHFARLLHEHRLLAEPDLLRHGSAEEQLTAKIFDASGKSEAEARLLGLIEEGRVATDRLTLHLSSGAVAALCGLEPHDLCPDALSLTLAVSLCRRGVGAKVVIGEFARQPDPKLAGALIRAHRWLGALRQGADLGRLAHDSGISAGCLRGHLQLAFLAPEIQSAILDGTQPEHLTLHSLTRPEMPPEWDQQYRRTGISPA
- a CDS encoding DUF2924 domain-containing protein, giving the protein MSQSQTAPAAAPRTAASVASLSSLDRAGLLGLWQELHGGRPPRSMSQPLLRKVLAFDLQLGTVGGWPPALAERLEHAARSDSRPKAAVPVAGGRLLREWNGTTHVVEIRAEGYFWNGRPWRSLSAIAREITGAQWSGPRFFGLDGTGQDAGQKRRRT
- a CDS encoding capsule biosynthesis protein; translation: MTTPPKVRRFHLSPSESPIAAAREAARSAVRPDAAPRRAEAEPARTGVRVEVHKGGRPAGPAGPAADQGQPGAEMPFADTDDGFGSMRFPGADAATPPQAANAPAGPGAEADAAALAAIRAENLTSRQLRMAARIAAMHEIEVSSEYEAVLRLRQRGIDPFHRGAVGKILSDAGHEAQAAPSPLAPATVPGGRPQRSRSREIVPLPPPGEVGPPRRPELPSREALTEERRAAEIYRIQRDIARRRRKRLAFLMARLAFFVGLPTLIAGWYYFTQATPLYATHSQFLIQTADGGFGGESAGLLGASPMATNPDSVSVQSYLTSRGAMLRLDDDLGFTRAFQDPAVDALLRLPEDATSEQAYKLYDQSVKIGYDPTEGVINMEVIAPDPQLSEQFSLALIRYAEGQVDQMSARLRDDQMKGAAESYADAERKVQESQDRIQELQVQLGVLDPMAESGAVMGRISTLETQLAEKRLELGQLQSNPRPNQSRVQGVEGDISRIEQMIAETRAQLTENTGNRASLAAITGQLRIAESDLATRQQLLAAAATQMEAARVEANKQVRYLSLSVAPVPPDAATYPKALQNTIVAFLIFSGIYLMMSLTASILREQVSS
- a CDS encoding class I SAM-dependent methyltransferase; protein product: MNPNKELWEKGDFSKLAETMRGSADQLVEELGITPGMKALDLACGDGGTALPMARRGAEVLGVDIARNLVAAAQARVAAEGLTNIRIIEGDACDLSALPDNAFDLVLSVFGAMFAPCPQEVARSMVRVARRGGRIVMGNWIPNDPTMPAQILRMMQEYGPPPPEGFIPPTDWGIEAKVIERFGQAGIPHEAIAMQPSIKEFRLDGPPSALLEIFLKYFGPVIRVFEWLGPGPRADELRGRMLALIERENQGEDGKTLIRARYLLVTVKVPQVS
- a CDS encoding NAD(P)/FAD-dependent oxidoreductase, with the protein product MKQVDVVILGAGAAGLFCGGSLAGHGLRVVVLDHARAPGEKIRISGGGRCNFTNLATRHDTFLSDVPRFCASALAGFRPEDFVALVNRAGIAWHEKAQGQLFCDGRATQVVRMLVQRMGPAELRLGVAVTGILPGERLRVETSAGPIEAAHVVVATGGKSIPKMGATGIGYDIAAATGHRVVDTRPGLVPLTFARQDLELSAPLAGVAVAARASLPALKAPRRKAISFDDQLLFTHRGLSGPAILQISSYWRAGEELALDLRPQNGIAAALKLARREGGRVQVATVLARMLPERLAAAIVDEAGLEGARLADQPDVRLGALADRVHGWRIRPVGTEGYRTAEVTVGGVDCRDLDARSLRSRHVPGLYFIGEVVDVTGWLGGYNFQWAWASGHAAARAILGAPMAAA